The uncultured Trichococcus sp. DNA window CGCTCATTCGGTCCAGCTCCGGAAGGACGTCTTGTTTCGGAGCCGCTTCCGGAAGTCACTGTCAATCATGACATGTTTTTCGAGCACTACAACAAATATGTGAACGGTGAAGAAGAATTGGTTGTGCAACCCGCGCAAATCCTGCGCTTGATGAGCCTGCTTGATGCTATCCGCGTATCCGCGAAAGAGCACAGATCCGTAACATTCGAATAACCATTGATAAATCGTCGAAAGAAGGAAAAAAGTATGAAACTAGGACTGGTTACCTCGATCCTTGATCAAAGTGATTTCGAGGAAATGATCGATATTGTTGCTGAGAACGGGCTGGATTGCGTAGAAGTCGCTTGCTGGCCCGCAGGAAAAGCGGAGCGCCGCTATGCCGGTGTATCCCATATCGATACGGAAAGCCTCACCCAAGAAAAGGCCGATGAATTGAACGCGTATGCTTCCAGCAAAGGTGTGGAAATTTCTGCTTTGGCCTACTATCCGAACCCATTGGACGAAAACCCAGAAAAACGCCGACTGGCCATCGATCATCTCTATTCGGTCATCGATGCGGCTGCGTTGCTGGAAGTCAACATGGTCACGACCTTCATCGGGCGCATGTCTTCAAAGACCGTCAGTGAAAACTTGGCGGAAGTCGCGAAAGTCTGGACACCGATCGTGAAGCATGCGGAGCAAAAGAACGTCAAAATCGCAATCGAAAATTGCCCGATGCTGTTCACGGAAGACGAGTGGCCGGGCGGACAGAATCTCATGACGACTCCAGCCTTATTCCGGAAAGTATTCGAGCTACTGGACAGCGATCATATCGGCTTGAACTTCGATCCTTCCCACTTTGTCTGGCAGCAGATGGATTACATCAAACCGCTCTACGAATTCAAGGATAAATTATTCCATGTCCACTACAAAGACATCAAGGTTTATCCGGATAAATTGGCGGATGTCGGCATCATGGCGACACCTTTACAGTACATGAGCCCGAAACTGCCTGGCTTGGGCGACGTTGATTGGGGCAAGTATGTCTCTGCTCTGACGGACATCGGCTATGCCGGCTATACCTGCATCGAAGTCGAGGATAAGGCATTCGAGAAGGACTATGCCGCAGTGAAGACATCCGTCCGACAAAGCGCACACTATTTGAGGAATTTTGTTCAGTAAGCCTGCTTACTTGATTTGAAACAAGGATAAACCAATAATATAAAAAGGTGATGTGGAATACTCGGCTTCAGGGGTATTTCGCATCCTTTTTTTAAAAGGAGAACATAAAATGGCTAAAAAAATGATCGGGATCGACATCGGCGGAACGGAAATCAAGTTCGCCCTGATCGATGTGTACGGTAACATCTCAAAAAAATGGAAAATCAAAACGGAGACGGCTGACAACGGCAACCATATCCCGAATGCCATCATCCGCGCCATCAATGAAGAGATTTTGAACGGAACTGACGGCACGAAAGACATCATCGGTATCGGCATCGGCGTTCCGGGTCCGATTTCCCAGAACGGGGAATTGGTCGTAAAGGCCGTCAACTTGGGATGGTCGGACATGCCATTGAAATTGGTGATCGAGAAGGAATTGCAGCTGCCGGTCATCCTGCTCAACGATGCCAATGCGGCGGCTTTGGGTGAAATGTGGAAGGGAGCGGCCAGAGGAAAAGCGAATCTGGTGTTTGTGACTTTGGGAACCGGAGTCGGAGGCGGCATCATCTTGAACGGCGAGGTCCTGAACGGCACCCATTCATCCGGCGGGGAAATCGGGCATATCCCTGTCCAATCACAAGAGCAGCGGGTTTGCGGATGCGGCAACATCAACTGCCTGGAGACCTATTCATCCGCGACCGGTTTGCTGAAGACGATGAGCATCATCGATGAAAAGAAGCAGCTGACGAAGGAAGGATTCACAACCATCGATATTTTCGACTGGCTCAAAGAAGGCAATGCATTGGCTGAACAAGCCATCCAAAAAACAGTCACGCATTTAGGCTTTGCCTTGGCAGGAATCATGAACACCATCGATGTGGAAGAGATTGTTGTCGGCGGCGGGCTTTCCGAAGCGGGCGACTTATTGTTGGAACCATTGAAGGCGGTCATCGATCGGCATGTGTTTCCGGAAATCAGGGGCAATTACGCTGTGAAAAAGGCGGAACTCGGCAATGATGCCGGCATTTATGGCGCTGTGTACGCGTACTTGACGGCACAACAGCATCCAAACGAGCGTTAAGAAGGATCAGGTGAACGGCATGATAA harbors:
- a CDS encoding ROK family protein; the encoded protein is MAKKMIGIDIGGTEIKFALIDVYGNISKKWKIKTETADNGNHIPNAIIRAINEEILNGTDGTKDIIGIGIGVPGPISQNGELVVKAVNLGWSDMPLKLVIEKELQLPVILLNDANAAALGEMWKGAARGKANLVFVTLGTGVGGGIILNGEVLNGTHSSGGEIGHIPVQSQEQRVCGCGNINCLETYSSATGLLKTMSIIDEKKQLTKEGFTTIDIFDWLKEGNALAEQAIQKTVTHLGFALAGIMNTIDVEEIVVGGGLSEAGDLLLEPLKAVIDRHVFPEIRGNYAVKKAELGNDAGIYGAVYAYLTAQQHPNER
- a CDS encoding sugar phosphate isomerase/epimerase, which encodes MKLGLVTSILDQSDFEEMIDIVAENGLDCVEVACWPAGKAERRYAGVSHIDTESLTQEKADELNAYASSKGVEISALAYYPNPLDENPEKRRLAIDHLYSVIDAAALLEVNMVTTFIGRMSSKTVSENLAEVAKVWTPIVKHAEQKNVKIAIENCPMLFTEDEWPGGQNLMTTPALFRKVFELLDSDHIGLNFDPSHFVWQQMDYIKPLYEFKDKLFHVHYKDIKVYPDKLADVGIMATPLQYMSPKLPGLGDVDWGKYVSALTDIGYAGYTCIEVEDKAFEKDYAAVKTSVRQSAHYLRNFVQ